The Pecten maximus unplaced genomic scaffold, xPecMax1.1, whole genome shotgun sequence genome contains the following window.
GCCCGGGATATTTAATATCCAGAGGGCGGTGGCTTAGGGTCAATCGCGAGAGAATAACAATTTTCGCACAAAACAAAATCGTATTCTTTCTCGAGTATATTACTCTGTGTAACCCTGACACTTCGGCGCTGGAGAGCCGCGCCTCAAGCAGTGTCCCATTGTTGGGCTCCGAGGAGGGTGGGGTCACGAGTAATGAATCACATAACTACCTAACATGTCTcaaataaaccaaaaacaacaaaaccaaatcaaaccaaaccaaaatgatAACCTCAACAACACAACGTCCGAAACGACTTTCCCTCAGTATCTCCTTATATCAGCGAAGGAGACTGGGAAGAAAATATCATCGCTATCACCCATCATCATCCAAAAAGCTATTAAAGGATGCATTGGTACTGCCAAATCCGTCAAGCCCTTGAGATCGGGAGAACTCCTTGTTGAGGTTTTCCGCAAGCAGCAGGCGGATAATCTCCTGAAGTTGTCGGCATTTTCTGGGATCAGTGTCCATGTTAGGGCCCATCAGTCCCTCAATTTCAGTAAGGGGGTAATCAGATGCCCTGCCTTGCAGAACGACACTGACGCAGAGATTCTGCAATACTTCAAGTCGGAGAATATCCCGATCTCGGAGGTGAGGCGGAACAAAATAAAACGACAGACAGTAAAAACCAATACTTTCGTCCTCAAGTGCCAAACCTTCCTTCATCGGTAATGGTAGGTTACATGAGATGTAACGTCTCGCCCTACATACCGAATCCTCTACGATGTCGTAACTGCCAGAGATACGGCCATCATGAGGACAGATGCAGGCGAAGGGAGGTTTGCGAACACTGCGGACGAGAGTGCCATAACGACACGGATAGCTGTGATATCACCGGCAAACGATGTCCAAATTGCAAGGGCAACCACGCGGCGTCATCTCGAGACTGCCTTTCCTGGAAGAAGGAAAGGGAAGTTCTGCGGGTAAAGTATACCCGTAACATTTCCTTCCCTGACGCCAGGAGGGTGGTCGAGAGTAATGACCCCGCTGCGTTGTCATATGCATctgtaacaaaatcaaaaacgcAACAGAACACAATCACCGTTAGCGATGCAAAGGTACAAGCCTACTTTCACAAGCCAGCTTTCGGTGCGGAGGTACCACCTTTGATGGACGAAAGGAATGACAAGATTCTTTTCGGTTTGGCATCCCGTTTCAAGTCAGGAAGCGTAGCGTCTAAGACCACCACAACATCAGCTAGACCTTCCAAGCCTGACGAAACAGCAGTTATTAAGACCAATATGCCAGCACCTCAAGCACATACACCTGCACGCCATATAACTCAAACATCGAAGCCGAGGGTCACCCACCACAGACGGACTGTATCACAGCCGTCAGACCTTAACAAGATTGCTGGTAACACCAATAAACGACCAGCAACCACACCACCTCAAGACCAACGAAAACCGAAGGTAAAAAACTACACAGATTACCTTCCTTAAACAACACAAAGCCCAGCAAAGGCTCAAATGACCCTATCCATGGTCATAACAGGTACGACGTTCTTCCGGACGACAGTGAGTTTGGTGACAGCAATGTTGCTGTTACCAGACAACCTACACCAAGTAGTCCTGTCAGTCCAAAGAGCGTCCATCACGAACCTGGATAGTGGTCAGCAATACAAACAATTTTATCATACAAAGGAACATACGCGGACTAAGGGCAAATTTGCTGACGCTATAGAAGAGCAATGACAACTCCCAGATCCAGCTCACTAGAGTATCTACACTCAAATCTACCCAGATTACAACCCATAGTACCCAGTTCCATTTCTGAAATAGAAGATAACCAAATGTAGAGCAATTTAAGCAGTGCATAAAGTAGATAATACCtataccctatatatatatatatggattgaatagatttttaaaattttcattgcggctatgaataccagtagctagctacatatctacagatattgtggttacctccccttgaccGACAATATTCTGTTCCGTTTCATTGTTGAAAAcagaatttaaaaattaaaaagtcatgacacaatttatttttttttttattaaaaaaatatataaaaaatctaaaataaacGATACGttacttttataatatttaaataaaacgCCACCTATCTGTCAAGAGTTTCT
Protein-coding sequences here:
- the LOC117321477 gene encoding uncharacterized protein LOC117321477, translated to MVGYMRCNVSPYIPNPLRCRNCQRYGHHEDRCRRREVCEHCGRECHNDTDSCDITGKRCPNCKGNHAASSRDCLSWKKEREVLRVKYTRNISFPDARRVVESNDPAALSYASVTKSKTQQNTITVSDAKVQAYFHKPAFGAEVPPLMDERNDKILFGLASRFKSGSVASKTTTTSARPSKPDETAVIKTNMPAPQAHTPARHITQTSKPRVTHHRRTVSQPSDLNKIAGNTNKRPATTPPQDQRKPKVKNYTDYLP